A region from the Rhodamnia argentea isolate NSW1041297 chromosome 7, ASM2092103v1, whole genome shotgun sequence genome encodes:
- the LOC115750900 gene encoding probable WRKY transcription factor 31 gives MAKGGGLSIDSDPVGFFLLHHHHHHQQPPPTVINSLSEHHPSKRRLLPAPTMDHHPHRHHAHAATVNVSAAAPPTTIQFPLNLISRRDTSPQPPMPPVAANEKRAVIDEMDFFSIKNSGETAAKNIVSSSDDGDARKDLTNGPSNLDFNVNTGLNLLTTNTSSDQSMVDDGISPNSEDKRAKNELAVLQAEVERMNNENQRLRDMLSQVTTNYNALEMHLIAVTQDQKPENSSENRKSKDKKENSRLMVPRQFMDLGLAAANNSDSPSSSERGTRDRTGSPVNNNREPAEVGIGLDQDKKESASGRRKQEESPDQEWLPNKVPRSISPSKSVDQTEATMRKARVSVRARSEASMITDGCQWRKYGQKMAKGNPCPRAYYRCTMAAGCPVRKQVQRCAEDRSVLITTYEGNHNHPLPPTAMAMASTTSSAARMLLSGSMPSGDGLMNTNFLTRTLLPCSSSMATISASAPFPTVTLDLTQNPNTSQSQATPGQFQVPFPSPGSSLANPSAALLPQIFTQALHNQSKFSGLQMSQDSKACRLEGQAQVPQPLGQGQPNSIFADTLSAATAAIATNPNFTAALAAAISSIMGGSNPSGSSGMSSLVPSGANNQSNSSSNNSSNDNKISS, from the exons ATGGCCAAGGGAGGTGGACTCTCCATTGATTCAGATCCAGTcggcttcttcctcctccaccaccaccaccaccaccaacaacCTCCCCCCACAGTCATCAACTCCTTGTCTGAACACCATCCCAGCAAGCGCAGATTGCTTCCTGCGCCAACCATGGATCACCACCCTCACCGCCACCACGCCCACGCCGCCACAGTCAACGTGTCCGCAGCTGCTCCTCCCACCACTATTCAGTTCCCTCTCAACCTCATATCTCGTCGGGACACTTCGCCGCAGCCGCCGATGCCGCCTGTGGCAGCCAATGAGAAGCGGGCTGTCATCGACGAGATGGACTTCTTCTCTATCAAGAACTCCGGCGAGACCGCCGCCAAGAACATCGTCTCGTCATCCGATGACGGTGACGCTCGAAAGGACTTGACCAATGGACCTTCCAATCTTGATTTCAATGTGAAC ACTGGTCTGAATCTTCTGACGACGAATACTAGCAGTGATCAATCCATGGTGGATGATGGGATATCGCCAAACTCTGAAGATAAAAGAGCTAAGAATGAG cTAGCCGTTCTTCAAGCCGAGGTTGAGCGGATGAACAATGAGAATCAACGGTTGAGGGACATGCTAAGTCAAGTGACCACCAATTACAATGCTCTAGAGATGCATCTGATTGCAGTGACGCAGGATCAGAAACCCGAAAACTCCAGCGAAAATCGGAAATCGAAagacaagaaagaaaacagCAGGCTGATGGTGCCAAGGCAGTTCATGGATCTCGGCCTCGCTGCGGCGAATAACTCGGACTCCCCCTCTTCATCAGAAAGAGGGACTCGTGATCGGACGGGATCGCCGGTGAATAACAACAGAGAGCCTGCCGAAGTCGGCATCGGGTTGGATCAAGATAAGAAGGAATCAGCAAGCGGGAGGCGCAAGCAAGAAGAGAGTCCGGATCAAGAATGGCTTCCCAACAAGGTTCCCAGATCAATCAGCCCATCGAAGAGCGTCGATCAGACAGAGGCCACGATGAGGAAGGCGCGCGTCTCGGTCAGGGCTCGTTCCGAGGCTTCCATg ATCACTGATGGATGTCAATGGCGAAAGTACGGGCAGAAGATGGCGAAAGGGAATCCGTGCCCACGAGCCTACTATCGATGCACCATGGCTGCTGGTTGTCCGGTCCGAAAACAA GTACAAAGATGTGCAGAGGATCGATCCGTGCTCATCACCACATACGAGGGCAATCACAACCACCCGTTGCCTCCCACCGCCATGGCAATGGCCTCCACAACCTCCTCAGCAGCTCGGATGTTGCTGTCCGGGTCAATGCCAAGCGGCGACGGCCTAATGAACACTAATTTCCTGACTAGAACACTCCTTCCATGCTCTTCCAGCATGGCAACAATATCAGCTTCAGCCCCATTCCCTACCGTTACACTGGACCTAACTCAGAACCCCAACACATCACAGTCTCAGGCCACGCCGGGGCAATTCCAGGTCCCATTCCCGAGCCCAGGCTCGAGCTTGGCCAACCCTTCAGCCGCTCTGCTGCCTCAGATTTTTACCCAGGCTCTGCACAATCAGTCCAAGTTCTCCGGCCTTCAAATGTCTCAAGATTCGAAGGCATGCCGATTGGAAGGCCAAGCCCAAGTGCCGCAACCACTTGGTCAGGGACAGCCGAATAGCATCTTCGCCGACACGCTAAGCGCGGCCACCGCCGCCATTGCCACCAATCCGAATTTCACCGCCGCCCTAGCCGCAGCGATCTCCTCCATAATGGGCGGCTCGAATCCGAGCGGGAGCAGCGGCATGTCGAGCCTCGTGCCATCCGGCGCGAACAACCaaagcaacagcagcagcaacaacagtAGCAATGACAACAAAATCAGCAGTTGA
- the LOC115750901 gene encoding cyprosin-like, translating to MTIKSGATVVAVFLFMLLSPMLISSSNDGMVRIGLKKRKLDQVNRIAEQGSSKEGGTLRGPLRKYYLHNNLGDSEDIDIVSLKNYMDAQYFGEIGIGTPSQKFTVIFDTGSSNLWVPSSKCYLSVACYFHSKFKSSESSTYKKNGKSAEIHYGTGAISGFFSQDHIKVGDLIVKDQDFIEATREPSITFLAAKFDGILGLGFKEISVGDATPVWYNMVNQGLIKEPVFSFWLNRNTEGEEGGEIVFGGVDSSHYKGEHMYVPVTQKGYWQFEMADVLIGNETTGFCASGCSAIADSGTSLLAGPTTVITQINHAIGASGVVSQECKAIVGQYGKTILEMLMTEAKPQKICSQVGFCTFDGTHGVRMGIESVVDEAKDKSSGGLHDTMCTACEMAVVWMQNQLTRNQTEDQILNYVNELCDRIPSPMGESAVDCNSISSMPRVSFTIGGKVFDLAPEQYVLKVGEGGASQCISGFTALDVAPPRGPLWILGDIFMGKYHTVFDYGNQRVGFAEAA from the exons ATGACAATCAAATCCGGAGCCACGGTGGTTGCGGTCTTCCTTTTTATGCTTTTATCACCTATGCTCATCTCCTCATCTAATGATGGAATGGTCAGAATTGGACTTAAAAAGAGAAAGTTGGATCAAGTGAACCGCATCGCTGAACAAGGTAGTTCAAAGGAAGGGGGAACATTGAGAGGTCCTCTGAGAAAGTACTATCTCCATAACAATCTTGGAGATTCTGAGGATATTGATATTGTCTCACTGAAAAACTATATGGATGCTCAATATTTTGGTGAGATCGGAATTGGAACTCCTTCCCAGAAGTTCACTGTGATTTTTGATACGGGGAGTTCAAATCTTTGGGTACCCTCATCAAAGTGTTACCTTTCG GTCGCTTGCTATTTCCACTCAAAGTTCAAGTCCAGTGAATCGAGTACCTACAAAAAGAATG GGAAGTCTGCTGAAATCCATTATGGCACTGGGGCCATTTCCGGATTTTTTAGCCAAGACCATATCAAAGTTGGTGATCTTATTGTTAAGGATCAG GATTTTATTGAAGCTACGAGAGAGCCCAGCATCACATTCTTGGCTGCAAAGTTTGATGGTATACTTGGACTTGGGTTTAAAGAGATCTCAGTGGGTGACGCTACTCCTGTCTG GTATAATATGGTCAATCAAGGGCTTATCAAGGAGCCGGTATTTTCATTTTGGTTAAATCGTAACACTGAAGGGGAAGAAGGAGGTGAAATTGTGTTTGGTGGGGTTGATTCAAGTCACTATAAGGGAGAGCATATGTATGTTCCTGTGACTCAGAAAGGCTATTGGCAG TTTGAGATGGCTGATGTCCTCATTGGAAATGAAACTACCG GATTTTGTGCTAGTGGTTGTTCGGCCATTGCAGATTCTGGGACCTCCTTGTTGGCAGGCCCTACT ACTGTCATAACCCAAATCAACCATGCAATTGGAGCCTCTGGAGTAGTCAGCCAGGAGTGCAAGGCAATTGTTGGACAATATGGAAAGACTATACTAGAAATGCTTATGACAGAG GCAAAACCGCAAAAAATATGTTCTCAAGTTGGTTTCTGTACCTTTGATGGGACCCATGGCGTCAG AATGGGTATTGAGAGTGTAGTGGATGAGGCCAAGGACAAGTCTAGTGGTGGTTTACATGATACAATGTGTACTGCTTGTGAGATGGCTGTTGTATGGATGCAAAATCAGCTCACACGAAATCAGACAGAAGATCAAATTCTGAATTACGTTAATGAg CTTTGCGATCGAATTCCTAGTCCAATGGGAGAATCTGCTGTTGATTGTAACAGTATTTCTTCCATGCCAAGAGTTTCATTCACCATTGGTGGTAAAGTGTTTGACCTTGCCCCAGAGCAG TATGTTCTTAAAGTTGGGGAGGGAGGTGCATCTCAGTGCATCAGTGGATTTACTGCTTTGGACGTGGCTCCGCCCCGTGGACCTCTCTG GATCTTGGGAGATATTTTCATGGGTAAGTACCACACGGTGTTTGACTACGGAAACCAGCGAGTGGGATTCGCTGAAGCAGCTTAG
- the LOC115750934 gene encoding mitogen-activated protein kinase kinase kinase 18-like — MDWTRGRAVGHGASATVSVATCRLSGDIFAVKSAELVRSKFLQREQQTLSSLSSPRIVSYRGCEITNEDGRIMFNIFMEYLPRGSLADQIRSRGGELDESAIRVYTRQILEGLDYLHSRGIAHCDIKSSNVLVGDDGGAKIADFGCAKRVGAAEIGGTPMFMAPEAARGEEQGLAGDAWAVGCTVVEMATGESPWQSGAASDPVSVLYRIACSGESPAIPGCLSAEGRDFVSKCLRRDPRERWTVGQLLEHPFLENHKLGSSQTEQIKTKSPTSVLDQEFWNAMDETESSEAGTTGDGVEMALDRIRTLSFREGRPDGRCGECDDEGWITVRLGEREGEIAEEFATIGGSDTDCASSSSSYFSRASAEMDASAVGGEKWAGLTGGDAGRGNACGWCGEECAVIRSSLDSERHKGKLPELMSRFS, encoded by the coding sequence ATGGACTGGACCAGGGGCCGCGCCGTCGGCCACGGGGCCTCCGCCACCGTGTCGGTCGCGACCTGCCGTCTCTCCGGCGACATCTTCGCCGTGAAGTCGGCCGAGCTGGTTCGGTCCAAGTTCCTGCAAAGGGAGCAGCAAACTCTGTCCTCTCTGAGCTCTCCCAGGATAGTCAGCTACAGGGGATGCGAAATTACGAATGAGGACGGCAGGATCATGTTCAATATCTTCATGGAGTATTTGCCGCGGGGAAGCCTAGCCGATCAGATCAGAAGCCGGGGAGGGGAGCTGGACGAATCGGCGATCCGCGTCTACACGCGCCAAATTCTGGAGGGACTGGACTACTTGCACTCTCGGGGCATCGCGCATTGCGACATCAAGAGCTCCAACGTCCTGGTCGGGGACGACGGCGGTGCGAAGATCGCCGACTTCGGGTGCGCGAAGAGGGTCGGGGCTGCGGAGATCGGCGGCACGCCGATGTTCATGGCTCCGGAGGCAGCGCGGGGGGAGGAGCAGGGGCTCGCCGGCGACGCGTGGGCGGTTGGGTGCACGGTCGTGGAAATGGCCACCGGGGAATCCCCGTGGCAGAGTGGGGCCGCCTCCGACCCGGTGTCGGTGCTCTACAGGATCGCGTGTTCCGGGGAGTCACCGGCGATCCCGGGTTGCCTCTCCGCGGAAGGAAGGGATTTCGTGAGCAAGTGTCTAAGGAGAGACCCGAGAGAAAGATGGACGGTGGGTCAACTTCTGGAGCACCCATTCCTCGAGAATCACAAATTGGGCTCAAGCCAAACCGAACAAATCAAAACGAAGTCGCCCACGAGCGTTCTTGATCAGGAGTTCTGGAACGCGATGGACGAGACGGAGTCATCAGAAGCCGGCACGACGGGAGACGGGGTCGAAATGGCCCTCGACAGGATCAGAACGCTGTCGTTTCGGGAGGGACGACCCGATGGGCGGTGCGGCGAATGCGACGACGAGGGTTGGATCACCGTCAGATTgggggagagagaaggtgagaTCGCGGAGGAATTCGCGACAATTGGTGGGTCAGACACGGATTGTGCTTCCTCGTCTTCTTCGTATTTTTCGCGGGCCAGTGCCGAGATGGACGCAAGTGCTGTCGGTGGTGAGAAGTGGGCGGGTCTTACGGGCGGCGACGCAGGTCGTGGAAATGCGTGTGGTTGGTGCGGAGAGGAATGCGCTGTAATTAGGAGCAGTCTCGATTCCGAGAGGCACAAAGGCAAACTTCCTGAATTGATGTCCAGATTTTCATGA